Proteins found in one Eretmochelys imbricata isolate rEreImb1 chromosome 9, rEreImb1.hap1, whole genome shotgun sequence genomic segment:
- the NKRF gene encoding NF-kappa-B-repressing factor — MAGGWMLLGGDFLTPPPPPPPPPVPPPEQPPPPPEPEAVPEPVLKQWRQYQESDWHWGLRRQFILRHLAAYPGAAIDQLLSLSVLWTNHVFMGCRYGSQVMEKVLKMAEGIDIGEMPSFELVPRAKPPKRPCSPPCSPYANPEPPKKVLPRFRVRPRFEPVHFVASSEKDERKEEPSDNQTQESNKDANTNSTAQTVENYVDFVFNSFNTQEADPQFSNSVGFGYASSQTAATCVVLNSMDTTQSGAPQLSTSSSVLQSSSDAFPQSVMTAKQYFIDRLSAAIWKNLANPDANIGTDKINYTYLLTRSIQACKTNPEYIYAPLKEIAPADLPKNKKLPTDGFACEVRCQNVYLTTGYAGSKNGSRDRATELAVRLLQKSVEVKVAQRKFKHTYREDLIVCESGTCPQELPPALKQLDDFLAANKDFSSGQSGSDPLQGSSSSTKHWTNFVLTENASDAIGILNNSASFNKMSVEYKYDLMSNRSWRCRVYLQDHCLAEGYGSKKTSKHAAADEALKILQKMQSNVTPIKTTQVQKVGCSSRSSGKKKDLKDLVIYENSENPVCTLNDTAQFNKMTVEYVFERMTGMRWKCKVMLENEFIAEAVGIKKSVKHEAAEEAVKILKKTQPTVVNNLKKGTIEDVISRNEIRGRSAEEAFKQKIKEDNIGNQILRKMGWTGGGLGKDGEGIREPIAVKEQFKREGLGLDVERVNKIAKRDIEQIIRNYARSDSHVDLTFSTELTNDERKQIHQIAQKYGLKSKSHGQGHDRFLVVSRKRRKEDLLDQLKQEGHVGHYELIMPQAN; from the exons ATGGCCGGCGGCTGGATGCTGCTGGGCGGGGACTTCCTgaccccgccgccgccgccgccgccccccccggTGCCGCCTCcggagcagccgccgccgcccccggaGCCCGAGGCGGTGCCCGAGCCCGTGCTGAAGCAGTGGCGCCAGTACCAGGAGAGCGACTGGCACTGGGGGCTGCGCCGCCAGTTCATCCTCCGCCACCTGGCCGCTTACCCGGGCGCCGCCATCGACCAGCTGCTCTCGCTCTCCGTGCTCTGGACCAACCACGTCTTCATGGGCTGCAG GTATGGCTCGCAAGTTATGGAGAAAGTCCTTAAGATGGCTGAAGGTATCGATATTGGGGAGATGCCATCATTCGAGCTGGTACCTCGTGCTAAGCCACCAAAAAGACCCTGCTCTCCACCTTGCTCTCCCTATGCCA ATCCAGAGCCTCCCAAAAAAGTCCTCCCCAGGTTCCGCGTGAGACCTCGTTTTGAGCCTGTACACTTTGTAGCCAGTAGTGAAAAAGATGAAAGAAAAGAAGAGCCTTCAGACAACCAAACACAGGAATCAAACAAGGATGCAAACACAAACAGCACTGCCCAAACAGTCGAAAACTatgtggattttgtttttaacagtttCAATACCCAAGAAGCAGATCCCCAGTTCTCCAACTCGGTGGGTTTTGGTTATGCAAGTAGCCAGACAGCAGCCACCTGTGTGGTTTTGAACAGCATGGACACTACCCAGAGTGGTGCTCCACAACTTTCCACTTCCTCTTCAGTTCTCCAGTCTTCATCAGATGCTTTCCCCCAGTCAGTTATGACAGCAAAGCAGTATTTTATTGACAGACTCTCAGCAGCAATCTGGAAGAATCTTGCTAACCCAGATGCTAACATTGGGACTGATAAAATTAACTATACATATTTGTTGACTCGATCAATTCAGGCATGTAAGACAAATCCTGAATATATTTATGCTCCTCTAAAAGAAATTGCCCCTGCCGACCTCCCAAAAAATAAGAAGCTTCCAACAGATGGCTTTGCTTGTGAAGTGAGATGCCAAAATGTCTACTTAACCACTGGTTATGCTGGCAGCAAAAATGGATCCAGGGATCGAGCCACAGAATTAGCAGTCAGGCTGTTGCAAAAGTCTGTGGAAGTTAAAGTTGCTCAGCGGAAGTTCAAACATACCTATCGAGAGGACTTAATAGTGTGTGAGTCTGGCACATGCCCGCAGGAATTGCCTCCTGCTCTTAAACAGCTTGATGACTTTCTAGCTGCCAACAAAGATTTTTCATCTGGGCAGTCTGGTTCTGATCCCTTGCAAGGTTCTAGTAGTTCAACCAAACACTGGACTAATTttgtcctcacagaaaatgctaGCGATGCTATAGGGATACTTAACAACTCGGCTTCATTTAACAAAATGTCAGTTGAATACAAATACGACTTAATGTCAAACCGCTCATGGCGCTGTAGGGTCTATTTACAGGACCACTGCTTAGCCGAGGGATACGGCAGTAAGAAAACTAGCAAACATGCAGCTGCAGATGAGGCTTTGAAAATTCTTCAGAAGATGCAGTCCAATGTGACACCCATCAAAACAACCCAGGTTCAGAAAGTGGGCTGTTCATCCCGGAGTTCTGGCAAAAAGAAAGACCTGAAGGATCTTGTTATCTATGAGAATTCTGAGAATCCTGTGTGCACGCTGAACGACACTGCTCAGTTCAACAAGATGACAGTGGAGTATGTCTTCGAAAGGATGACGGGCATGCGGTGGAAATGCAAGGTGATGCTAGAAAATGAGTTCATTGCTGAAGCAGTTGGGATTAAGAAATCTGTGAAGCATGAGGCGGCGGAGGAAGCTGTGAAAATCCTCAAAAAGACACAGCCGACTGTCGTCAATAACCTGAAGAAGGGCACCATCGAAGACGTCATCTCAAGAAATGAGATTCGGGGCCGCTCAGCAGAAGAGGCTTTCAAACAGAAGATTAAAGAAGACAACATAGGAAATcagattttaagaaaaatggGCTGGACAGGTGGTGGGTTAGGGAAAGATGGCGAAGGGATACGAGAGCCTATTGCAGTGAAGGAGCAATTTAAAAGGGAAGGACTCGGGCTTGATGTGGAAAGGGTGAACAAAATTGCTAAAAGAGATATTGAGCAGATCATTCGAAATTATGCACGCTCAGATAGTCATGTTGACTTGACTTTTTCTACAGAACTTACCAATGATGAGCGGAAGCAGATACATCAAATTGCCCAAAAATATGGTCTTAAAAGTAAATCCCATGGGCAGGGCCATGATAGATTTTTGGTGGTAAGCAGAAAGAGACGCAAGGAAGACTTATTAGACCAACTGAAGCAAGAAGGCCATGTTGGGCATTATGAACTTATTATGCCTCAAGCTAATTGA
- the UBE2A gene encoding ubiquitin-conjugating enzyme E2 A: protein MSTPARRRLMRDFKRLQEDPPAGVSGAPSENNIMVWNAVIFGPEGTPFEDGTFKLTIEFTEEYPNKPPTVRFVSKMFHPNVYADGSICLDILQNRWSPTYDVSSILTSIQSLLDEPNPNSPANSQAAQLYQENKREYEKRVSAIVEQSWRDC, encoded by the exons GTTGCAGGAGGATCCCCCGGCCGGGGTGAGCGGGGCCCCTTCCGAGAACAACATCATGGTGTGGAACGCGGTCATCTTCGG gcCTGAGGGGACCCCTTTTGAAGATG GAACTTTCAAACTTACAATAGAATTCACAGAAGAATATCCAAATAAGCCACCTACCGTTAGATTTGTCTCTAAAATGTTTCATCCAAATG TCTACGCAGATGGTAGTATATGTCTGGATATTCTTCAGAATCGTTGGAGTCCAACCTATGATGTGTCCTCCATCTTAACATCCATACAG tctctgTTGGATGAGCCGAATCCCAACAGTCCAGCAAACAGTCAGGCAGCTCAACTATACCAAGAGAATAAGCGGGAATATGAAAAACGGGTTTCTGCAATAGTAGAACAGAGTTGGCGTGATTGTTGA